In Antennarius striatus isolate MH-2024 chromosome 10, ASM4005453v1, whole genome shotgun sequence, one DNA window encodes the following:
- the LOC137603219 gene encoding protocadherin alpha-C2-like: MESWQRYVLLVFLLSFFRHASTSMTHYSIPEEMKEGSVVANLANDLGLDVKTLNQRKMRLDIIANKKYLDVNKETGELYIVEKIDREYICSAKSSCFLRLEVFLENPVRIFNIEVEILDMNDNAPRFRSDAIHLDISEATPKGERFSLSNAVDPDVGSNSVKTYHLSESEYFNIEVQTGRDGSKFAELILTKALDREQRAVHNLILTAVDGGTPARSGTASVIVRVLDTNDNSPTFDKEIYNIKILENSPTGSLVIHLNATDLDEGSNSEITYSYSLYTSEKTQETFNLNPSSGEITVKGMLNYEDFRIYDMEVIAVDNGANSLSGQCTVKILVEDMNDNHPELSIKSFQSPVVENIKLDTVIAVVSVSDKDSGDNGVVDVRIPDNMPFKLRESPDNCYELVVSEPLDREKVPEYDITFTVTDRGSPPLSDNETMTLELLDVNDNVPQFPQSFYTIRVMENNAPGALLSSLSAFDPDLHENQYLVYFILEKETANTSMSMLFSINPENGNLYALKTFDYEIEKEFLFHIEARDSGSPPLSSNVTVHIIIVDQNDNTPVIVSPWRAHGSVVEEKIPRSTDKGSLVAKVIALDVDSVHNSRITYQFLRVPDATLFSLDQYNGEIRTMRMFSYRDPRHLQLVVVAKDNGEPALSATVTIKLSTVETAVKAYSDMTEVPLQYDIFSDLNLYLVIGLGSVSFLLLITILVTIVLKCQKPKASKAAPPCRNSVISERNSTIADSTLVSNDAYWYSLFLAETRKGKLVVRQPVPKGSRYIVSSIPRGTGLTDTSDSAASTLQVRDQRFCQLLLI; encoded by the coding sequence ATGGAGTCTTGGCAGAGGTACGTGCTGCTCGTGTTTCTTCTCTCGTTCTTCCGTCATGCTTCGACTTCAATGACTCATTATTCAATAccagaggaaatgaaggaaggATCGGTTGTCGCTAACCTCGCTAACGATCTGGGTCTGGACGTCAAAACActgaatcagaggaagatgcgTCTTGACATCATCGCTAATAAGAAATATCTGGACGTGAACAAAGAGACTGGTGAGCTGTACATTGTTGAGAAGATTGACAGAGAATATATTTGTTCAGCGAAGTCATCTTGTTTTCTCAGACTAGAGGTGTTCCTGGAAAACCCAGTTCGGATTTTTAACATTGAAGTTGAAATTTTGGACATGAATGACAACGCCCCGAGGTTTCGGAGTGACGCCATTCATTTAGACATCTCTGAAGCGACGCCGAAAGGAGAGAGATTTTCTCTCAGCAACGCAGTTGATCCCGATGTTGGAAGTAATTCAGTCAAAACGTACCACCTGAGTGaaagtgaatattttaatattgaagTTCAGACGGGAAGAGACGGCTCAAAATTTGCCGAACTGATCTTAACAAAGGCCTTAGACCGAGAGCAGCGCGCTGTTCATAATTTAATCCTCACTGCTGTAGATGGAGGCACACCTGCTCGTTCTGGCACTGCGAGTGTCATCGTTCGTGTTTTAGACACGAATGATAATTCACCTACATTTGACAAAGAGatttataacataaaaatacTGGAAAATTCTCCCACGGGGAGTCTTGTTATTCATCTGAACGCAACGGACTTAGATGAGGGGTCCAATTCAGAAATCACTTATTCATACAGTTTATATACATCAGAGAAAACTCAGGAAACATTTAATCTGAATCCCTCCAGTGGTGAAATTACAGTGAAAGGCATGTTAAATTATGAGGACTTTAGAATTTATGATATGGAAGTTATAGCAGTAGATAATGGAGCCAATAGTTTATCAGGAcaatgtacagtaaaaattCTGGTTGAAGACATGAATGACAACCACCCTGAATTATCAAtcaaatcatttcagagtccagttgttgaaaacataaaactaGACACAGTGATAGCTGTGGTTAGTGTCAGTGATAAAGACTCAGGAGACAATGGAGTGGTCGATGTTCGTATTCCAGACAATATGCCTTTCAAACTCAGGGAGTCCCCTGATAACTGTTATGAATTAGTGGTGTCAGAGCCGTTAGACCGCGAGAAGGTTCCAGAATATGACATCACTTTCACTGTTACAGACAGAGGTTCTCCTCCTTTGTCTGACAATGAAACTATGACGTTAGAACTGCTGGATGTTAATGACAATGTTCCACAGTTCCCTCAGTCATTTTATACGATACGTGTGATGGAGAATAACGCTCCTGGGGCCTTGCTCAGTTCCCTCTCTGCCTTTGACCCTGACCTCCATGAAAACCAGTATCTAGTTTATTTCATCCTGGAAAAGGAGACAGCCAACACCTCCATGTCCATGCTGTTCTCCATCAATCCAGAGAACGGGAATCTTTACGCACTAAAAACTTTTGACTATGAGATCGAGAAGGAGTTTCTGTTCCACATCGAGGCCAGAGACTCTGGTTCTCCTCCActcagcagcaacgtgaccGTCCACATCATTATTGTGGACCAGAATGACAACACACCTGTTATAGTCTCCCCATGGCGTGCGCATGGATcagtggtggaggagaagatccCCAGATCCACTGACAAAGGCTCTCTGGTTGCCAAGGTGATAGCGTTAGACGTGGACTCTGTGCACAACTCTCGGATTACCTACCAGTTTCTGCGGGTGCCTGACGCCACCTTGTTCAGTCTGGACCAATACAACGGAGAGATCCGGACTATGAGGATGTTCAGTTACAGAGATCCACGACATCTGCAACTGGTTGTTGTTGCCAAGGACAACGGCGAGCCTGCTCTCTCTGCTACAGTCACCATCAAGCTGTCCACAGTGGAGACTGCTGTGAAGGCCTACTCTGACATGACTGAGGTGCCTCTCCAATACGACATCTTTTCAGACCTGAACCTGTATCTGGTCATCGGTCTGGGTTCGGTGTCATTTCTCCTATTGATCACCATATTGGTCACCATCGTGCTGAAGTGTCAGAAACCCAAGGCCAGCAAAGCAGCTCCTCCCTGCAGGAACAGTGTGATCAGTGAGAGGAACTCCACCATCGCAGATTCCACTCTGGTGTCCAACGATGCCTACTGGTACAGTCTGTTTCTGGCAGAGACCAGGAAAGGAAAGCTGGTGGTTAGACAGCCTGTGCCAAAGGGCTCCAGATACATCGTGTCCAGCATACCGAGAGGAACAGGACTGACAGACACCAGTGACTCAGCAGCTTCTACTCTGCAGGTGAGAGACCAACGATTTTGCCAGCTGCTTTTGATatga
- the LOC137603221 gene encoding protocadherin alpha-C2-like, translated as MESWQRYVLLVFLLSFFRHASTSMTHYSIPEEMKEGSVVANLANDLGLDVKTLNQRKMRLDIIANKKYLDVNKETGELYIVEKIDREYICNFKSSASCFLKLEVILENPVRIFNIEVEILDMNDNAPRFRRDAIHLDISEATPKGERFSLSNAVDSDIGSNSVKTYHLSESEYFNIEVQTGRDGSKFAELILTKALDREQRAVHNLILTAVDGGTPARSGTASVIVRVLDTNDNSPTFDKEIYNIKILENSPTGSLVIHLNATDLDEGSNSEITYSYSLYTSEKTQETFNLNPSSGEITVKGMLNYEDFRIYDMEVIAVDNGANSLSGQCTVKILVEDMNDNHPELSIKSFQSPVAENIKLDTVIAVVSVSDKDSGDNGVVDVRIPDNMPFKLRESPDNCYELVVSEPLDREKVPEYDITFTVTDRGSPPLSDNETMTLELLDVNDNVPQFPQSFYTIRVMENNAPGALLSSLSAFDPDLHENQYLVYFILEKETANTSMSMLFSINPENGNLYALKTFDYEIEKEFLFHIEARDSGSPPLSSNVTVHIIIVDQNDNTPVIVSPWRAHGSVVEEKIPRSTDKGSLVAKVIALDVDSVHNSRITYQFLRVPDATLFSLDQYNGEIRTMRMFSYRDPRHLQLVVVAKDNGEPALSATVTIKLSTVETAVKAYSDMTEVPLQYDIFSDLNLYLVIGLGSVSFLLLITILVTIVLKCQKPKASKAAPPCRNSVISERNSTIADSTLVSNDAYWYSLFLAETRKGKLVVRQPVPKGSRYIVSSIPRGTGLTDTSDSAASTLQCWRERVGVVVVVGLEPHVS; from the exons ATGGAGTCTTGGCAGAGGTACGTGCTGCTCGTGTTTCTTCTCTCGTTCTTCCGTCATGCTTCGACTTCAATGACTCATTATTCAATAccagaggaaatgaaggaaggATCGGTTGTCGCTAACCTCGCTAACGATCTGGGTCTGGACGTCAAAACActgaatcagaggaagatgcgTCTTGACATCATCGCTAATAAGAAATATCTGGACGTGAACAAAGAGACTGGGGAGCTGTATATCGTTGAAAAAATCGACAGAGAATATATTTGTAACTTCAAGTCTTCAGCATCCTGTTTTCTCAAACTGGAGGTTATTCTGGAAAACCCAGTTCGGATATTTAATATCGAAGTTGAAATTTTGGACATGAATGACAACGCCCCGAGATTTCGGAGAGACGCCATTCATTTAGACATCTCTGAAGCGACACCGAAAGGAGAGAGATTTTCTCTCAGTAATGCAGTTGATTCTGATATTGGAAGTAATTCAGTCAAAACGTACCACCTGAGTGaaagtgaatattttaatattgaagTTCAGACGGGAAGAGACGGCTCAAAATTTGCCGAACTGATCTTAACAAAGGCCTTAGACCGAGAGCAGCGCGCTGTTCATAATTTAATCCTCACTGCTGTAGATGGAGGCACACCTGCTCGTTCTGGCACTGCGAGTGTCATCGTTCGTGTTTTAGACACGAATGATAATTCACCTACATTTGACAAAGAGatttataacataaaaatacTGGAAAATTCTCCCACGGGGAGCCTTGTTATTCATCTGAACGCAACGGACTTAGATGAGGGGTCCAATTCAGAAATCACTTATTCATACAGTTTATATACATCAGAGAAAACTCAGGAAACATTTAATCTGAATCCCTCCAGTGGTGAAATTACTGTGAAAGGAATGTTAAATTATGAGGACTTTAGGATTTATGATATGGAAGTTATAGCAGTAGATAATGGAGCCAATAGTTTATCAGGAcaatgtacagtaaaaattCTGGTTGAAGACATGAATGACAACCACCCTGAATTATCAAtcaaatcatttcagagtccAGTGGCTGAAAACATAAAACTAGACACAGTGATAGCTGTGGTTAGTGTCAGTGATAAAGACTCAGGAGACAATGGAGTGGTCGATGTTCGTATTCCAGACAATATGCCTTTCAAACTCAGGGAGTCCCCTGATAACTGTTATGAATTAGTGGTGTCAGAGCCGTTAGACCGCGAGAAGGTTCCAGAATATGACATCACTTTCACTGTTACAGACAGAGGTTCTCCTCCTTTGTCTGACAATGAAACTATGACGTTAGAACTGCTGGATGTTAATGACAATGTTCCACAGTTCCCTCAGTCTTTTTATACGATACGTGTGATGGAGAATAACGCTCCTGGGGCCTTGCTCAGTTCCCTCTCTGCCTTTGACCCTGACCTCCATGAAAACCAGTATCTAGTTTATTTCATCCTGGAAAAGGAGACAGCCAACACCTCCATGTCCATGCTGTTCTCCATCAATCCAGAGAACGGGAATCTTTACGCACTAAAAACCTTTGACTATGAGATCGAGAAGGAGTTTCTGTTCCACATCGAGGCCAGAGACTCTGGTTCTCCTCCActcagcagcaacgtgaccGTCCACATCATTATTGTGGACCAGAATGACAACACCCCGGTTATCGTCTCCCCGTGGCGTGCGCATGGATcagtggtggaggagaagatccCCAGATCCACTGACAAAGGCTCTCTGGTTGCCAAGGTGATAGCGTTAGATGTGGACTCTGTGCACAACTCTCGGATTACCTACCAGTTTCTGCGGGTGCCTGACGCCACCTTGTTCAGTCTGGACCAATACAACGGAGAGATCCGGACTATGAGGATGTTCAGTTACAGAGATCCACGACATCTGCAACTGGTTGTGGTTGCCAAGGACAACGGCGAGCCTGCTCTCTCTGCTACAGTCACCATCAAGCTGTCCACAGTGGAGACTGCTGTGAAGGCCTACTCTGACATGACTGAGGTGCCTCTCCAATACGACATCTTTTCAGACCTGAACCTGTATCTGGTCATCGGTCTGGGCTCGGTGTCATTTCTCCTGCTGATCACCATATTGGTCACCATCGTGCTGAAGTGTCAGAAACCCAAGGCCAGCAAAGCAGCTCCTCCCTGCAGGAACAGTGTGATCAGTGAGAGGAACTCCACCATCGCAGATTCCACTCTGGTGTCCAACGATGCCTACTGGTACAGTCTGTTTCTGGCAGAGACCAGGAAAGGAAAGCTGGTGGTTAGACAGCCTGTGCCAAAGGGCTCCAGATACATCGTGTCCAGCATACCGAGAGGAACAGGACTGACAGACACAAGTGACTCAGCAGCTTCTACTCTGCAG tgttggcGGGAGAGGGTgggcgtggtggtggtggtggggctggAACCGCATGTCTCATAA